In Candidatus Dormiibacterota bacterium, the genomic stretch CCCTCGCAGGTCGGCGGGCGGCGCGCCTCCGGGTGTCGAGCCAGAGCAGGCCCGCGGCGACGAGCAGGCAGGGGGGCACGACCACCGCCGGCTCGATGAGCCGGCCCCTGGTCAGGCTCACGGCGACCGCGCCGTTGAGGACCGTGACCACCGCGAGGGCGCGGCACACCCACGGCCCCGGCCAGGGACGTCCGGAGGCGGCGTCGCGCACCGCCGCCCGGGCGAGCGTCCATGCGATCACCGGGGTCAGCAGGGCGATGTCGTGGGGCAGCAGGTGGGGAGCGGCGAGCAGCGACAGCAGCACGGCGGCGCCGAGGCCGGACTCGAGGTGCTCGGGATGCCGGCGGACGCGCCGGCCGATGAGGTAGGCGGCGCCGATCGCGAGCCCTCCCAGGGCGTAGCCGAGCGCGTGTCCGACCCCGCCCTGGCCGCCGATCAGACCGCCGACGCCCGACAGGCTGAGCAGGTCGGCCGCCGGGCGATCGGCGCTGGTCGCCTCCCACTGGGTGGCGTGGAGCATCCCCAGCCAGGCCCCCGGCCCGGCGACCAGGGTTCCGGCGAGAACCGTGGATGCGACCCCGCCGAGCGCCGCCAGCAGCACCCGGCGGTCGTGCCAGGCGAGGAGGAAGGCGGCGAGGCCCAGGCAGAGGTGGGGCTTGGTCAGCGCCGCGGTGGCGCCGAGCAGGGCGGCGCCGGTGGCGAGCCGGCCGCGCCGC encodes the following:
- a CDS encoding glycosyltransferase 87 family protein — translated: MERPRHVPASPRLIALGLAGLAILLLVLTLAIWVRVDRLQVAESDYVPTYVAGTLIREHSGGAIYDQAAEGPLYRRLNPGYELPKILPYMSPPAAAALAAPLTLLDLPTAYRVWCALQLLMLAGAAALVVRAAPWPAATPRTVRIASGGIALAGLGTFEALLLGQWDGMLALGLAAAYACWRRGRLATGAALLGATAALTKPHLCLGLAAFLLAWHDRRVLLAALGGVASTVLAGTLVAGPGAWLGMLHATQWEATSADRPAADLLSLSGVGGLIGGQGGVGHALGYALGGLAIGAAYLIGRRVRRHPEHLESGLGAAVLLSLLAAPHLLPHDIALLTPVIAWTLARAAVRDAASGRPWPGPWVCRALAVVTVLNGAVAVSLTRGRLIEPAVVVPPCLLVAAGLLWLDTRRRAARRPARAMQSTG